The following proteins are encoded in a genomic region of Bernardetia sp. MNP-M8:
- a CDS encoding TonB-dependent receptor encodes MQSQLLKIVLSLFFIFLFLSTNVFSQNCNLSVTGFIIDENTNKPLEFVNVYNKETLKGTASNEKGYFELKNICKGKHHFVFSHVSGENHSIFLNVDKDTVLYVEIHALNTVLESVVISEKTSISTQNIQTLNHQHISDNSNQNLSNMLEEVSGVSTIKNGNGISKPVVHGLYGNRLTILNNGITQSGQQWGNDHAPEIDPLVANKIRVVKGVSSLEYQGSNLGSVILVEPAKIEREPHLHGNTSYFFETNGRGHGINLQLEQYNSLIAWKINGTLKKNGDKKTADYFLNNTGNQEANIAIQLEKQFTENFFTDIYFSSFNTELGVLRGSHVGNLTDLQNAFEQKQPFFTESTFSYDIDAPKQKVNHHLFKIHSKKYFNSKNKNIEEQFLDFTFATQLNIRKEFDVRRSGRSEVPALNLKQYSYFLETKYQKEFENNLIFKVGVQSTITDNTNDPETGILPLIPDYLSYETGVFTVLTKKVNRWFLETGLRYQNTIQNAVTISNSVPRKIIRFDNNFTNFSSSLGINYQLSDAIQVSYNIGYATRNPAVNELFSNGLHQGVSGIEEGNPNLKTEKSIKNTLSLSGKIKEKLSFETLIYYQNINDYIYLNPEKEIRLTIRGAFPVFKYKQTNAQIYGLDVSTRYQFSKSLDLKASYSFIKGDDVSNNLPLINMPSNNLQASLRYQIQKPISIGSKETKRPKKLTNTQFEITNRYVFYQKNLLEEQDFTLPPKAYNLVGLRVSTTIQGQKTQLRIFGKVDNLFNVAYRDYLNRQRYFADDLGINVVLGVKLDF; translated from the coding sequence ATGCAAAGTCAACTCTTAAAAATAGTTTTATCTCTATTTTTTATCTTTTTATTTCTTTCTACAAATGTATTTTCTCAAAACTGTAATCTATCTGTAACAGGTTTTATTATTGATGAAAATACGAATAAGCCTTTAGAATTTGTCAATGTCTATAACAAAGAAACGCTAAAAGGAACAGCAAGTAATGAAAAAGGATATTTTGAATTAAAGAATATTTGTAAAGGCAAACATCATTTTGTTTTTAGTCATGTAAGTGGAGAAAATCACAGTATTTTTTTGAATGTAGATAAAGATACAGTTTTATATGTAGAGATTCATGCGCTCAATACAGTTTTGGAAAGTGTTGTAATTAGTGAAAAAACAAGTATTTCTACTCAAAATATCCAAACTCTCAATCATCAACATATTTCAGATAACTCAAATCAAAATCTTTCCAATATGTTGGAAGAAGTTTCTGGAGTCAGCACTATTAAAAATGGAAATGGAATCTCAAAACCAGTAGTGCATGGACTTTATGGAAACCGTCTGACCATCCTAAACAATGGAATTACACAAAGTGGACAGCAATGGGGAAATGACCATGCGCCCGAAATTGACCCTTTGGTAGCCAACAAAATCAGAGTTGTAAAAGGAGTAAGTAGTTTAGAATATCAAGGTTCGAATCTAGGAAGTGTGATTTTGGTAGAACCTGCAAAAATAGAACGAGAACCACATTTGCACGGAAATACAAGTTATTTTTTTGAAACTAATGGAAGAGGACATGGAATAAACTTACAACTAGAACAATACAATTCATTAATAGCTTGGAAAATAAATGGAACACTCAAAAAAAATGGAGACAAAAAAACAGCTGATTATTTTCTAAACAATACAGGAAATCAAGAGGCAAATATTGCTATTCAATTAGAAAAACAGTTTACAGAAAATTTCTTTACAGATATTTATTTTAGTTCTTTCAACACAGAACTGGGTGTTTTGCGTGGTTCGCATGTCGGAAATCTGACTGACTTACAAAATGCTTTTGAGCAAAAGCAGCCCTTTTTTACAGAATCAACTTTTAGTTATGATATTGATGCACCAAAACAAAAAGTAAATCACCATTTATTCAAAATCCATTCAAAAAAGTATTTTAATTCTAAAAATAAGAATATAGAAGAACAATTTCTAGATTTTACTTTTGCTACTCAACTCAATATCAGAAAAGAATTCGATGTCCGTAGAAGTGGACGCTCAGAAGTCCCTGCACTAAACCTAAAACAATATTCTTATTTTTTAGAAACAAAATATCAAAAAGAATTTGAAAATAATCTGATATTCAAAGTAGGAGTTCAATCTACTATTACAGATAATACCAACGACCCAGAAACAGGAATTTTGCCTCTTATTCCAGATTATTTGAGTTATGAAACAGGTGTTTTTACTGTCTTGACAAAAAAAGTAAATCGCTGGTTTTTAGAAACAGGTTTACGTTATCAAAACACAATTCAAAATGCTGTTACGATTAGTAATTCTGTGCCTAGAAAAATTATTCGTTTTGATAATAACTTTACTAATTTTAGCTCTTCTTTGGGAATAAATTATCAGTTGAGTGATGCTATTCAAGTTTCATATAATATTGGTTATGCAACTCGCAATCCTGCTGTCAATGAACTTTTTAGTAATGGACTTCATCAAGGCGTAAGTGGTATAGAAGAAGGAAATCCAAATCTAAAAACGGAAAAATCTATTAAAAATACGCTTTCGCTAAGTGGAAAAATTAAAGAAAAATTATCCTTCGAAACACTAATTTATTATCAAAATATCAACGATTATATTTATTTGAATCCAGAAAAAGAAATCCGTTTGACAATTCGTGGAGCTTTTCCTGTCTTTAAATACAAACAAACAAATGCCCAAATTTATGGCTTAGATGTTTCTACTCGTTATCAGTTTTCTAAGTCGTTAGATTTGAAAGCAAGTTATAGTTTTATAAAAGGAGATGATGTATCAAATAATTTACCTCTTATCAATATGCCTTCAAATAATTTACAGGCAAGTTTGCGTTATCAGATTCAGAAACCAATTTCTATTGGAAGTAAGGAAACAAAACGTCCTAAAAAACTTACAAATACACAATTTGAAATCACAAATCGATATGTTTTTTATCAAAAAAATCTTTTAGAAGAACAAGATTTTACACTTCCTCCCAAAGCCTATAATTTGGTAGGTTTGAGAGTTTCCACTACTATTCAAGGACAAAAAACTCAATTGCGTATTTTTGGAAAAGTAGATAATTTATTTAATGTTGCTTATAGAGATTACCTAAACAGACAGCGTTATTTTGCTGATGATTTGGGAATAAATGTTGTTTTGGGTGTAAAATTGGATTTTTGA
- a CDS encoding SpoIIE family protein phosphatase, producing MKSSLDNSELIYDTEEISEALYLKRYLIKVQTKADKISDKFVMIFFVVGIFLAPIYQTWLFSFITGGAALGIYLVARFLLSNKFYARMLISIVYAVFMLQFIGQMHGMAETHFFFFVNAALLIIYQDWRIMIPYAILTVGHHSILAILQVAYGMENLAYYFISYSGIKITGETVPYVTVFQLVFHFTIVSIMAVVCGWWAIIFRQNSIFLIKNKMEVQDKNKRLLVTEEELRQNIEELEAIQNKLSLINREMTYSMEALEDKNRIIEEKNSNIEEKSKSITASINYAKRIQEAMLPKIGKIKESLPNSFVLFKPKDIVSGDFYYFHKVESKIIIAAIDCTGHGVPGAFVSLIGNELLNAILDKDIFTPSEILTHLNQKIDKALQQTDLSIRSTRDGMDAAICLIDSENNILEYAGAKNPLVYVQNNEMHVVKGDRTSVGGNLAKKQQKQFTNHTISIDSTTSFYIYSDGFQDQFGGEEDVKYNTTRFKQTLLDISTYPFSEQKEVLTTIFEDWREQQDREQMDDVLVMGFEVSPS from the coding sequence ATGAAATCATCTCTAGATAATTCAGAACTTATTTATGACACAGAAGAAATTTCAGAGGCTTTATATCTCAAAAGGTATTTAATAAAAGTACAAACTAAAGCTGATAAAATATCAGATAAGTTTGTGATGATATTTTTTGTAGTTGGAATTTTTTTAGCTCCTATCTATCAAACATGGCTTTTTAGTTTCATTACAGGAGGTGCTGCTTTGGGTATTTATTTAGTTGCTCGTTTTTTATTGAGTAATAAATTTTATGCTCGCATGCTTATTAGTATTGTTTATGCTGTTTTTATGTTGCAGTTTATTGGACAGATGCATGGCATGGCAGAAACTCATTTTTTCTTTTTTGTAAATGCAGCCTTACTTATTATTTATCAAGATTGGCGCATCATGATTCCTTATGCTATCCTTACTGTTGGACATCATAGTATTTTGGCTATTTTGCAAGTAGCTTACGGAATGGAAAATCTTGCTTATTATTTTATTAGTTATAGTGGAATAAAAATCACTGGAGAAACAGTACCTTATGTAACAGTTTTTCAACTTGTTTTTCATTTTACAATTGTTTCTATTATGGCTGTTGTATGTGGTTGGTGGGCAATTATTTTTAGACAGAATAGTATTTTCCTGATAAAAAACAAAATGGAAGTACAGGATAAAAATAAACGTTTACTAGTTACTGAAGAAGAATTACGACAGAATATTGAGGAACTAGAAGCAATACAAAACAAGCTAAGCCTAATAAATAGGGAAATGACTTACAGTATGGAAGCTTTGGAGGATAAAAATAGAATTATAGAAGAAAAAAACAGCAACATAGAAGAAAAAAGTAAAAGTATTACAGCGAGTATCAATTATGCTAAACGTATTCAAGAAGCTATGCTTCCTAAGATAGGAAAAATTAAAGAAAGTTTGCCCAACTCATTTGTGCTTTTTAAGCCTAAAGATATTGTAAGTGGAGATTTTTACTATTTTCACAAAGTAGAATCAAAAATTATTATTGCTGCTATTGATTGTACTGGACATGGCGTTCCAGGTGCGTTTGTGTCTTTGATAGGAAATGAGTTGTTAAATGCAATCTTAGATAAAGATATTTTTACTCCTTCTGAGATTCTTACACATTTAAACCAAAAAATAGACAAAGCTCTTCAGCAAACTGATCTTTCTATTCGTTCTACAAGAGATGGAATGGATGCAGCCATTTGTTTGATAGATTCTGAGAATAATATACTAGAATATGCAGGAGCAAAAAATCCTTTAGTGTATGTTCAAAATAATGAAATGCATGTTGTAAAAGGAGATAGAACTTCAGTAGGAGGGAATTTAGCTAAAAAGCAACAAAAACAGTTTACTAATCATACTATTTCTATTGATTCTACTACCTCTTTTTATATTTATTCGGATGGCTTTCAAGACCAGTTTGGAGGAGAAGAAGATGTAAAATATAACACAACCAGATTTAAACAAACCCTTTTAGATATTTCTACTTATCCCTTTTCTGAGCAAAAAGAAGTGCTGACAACTATTTTTGAAGACTGGAGAGAACAACAAGACAGGGAGCAGATGGACGATGTTTTAGTAATGGGATTTGAAGTTAGTCCTTCTTAA
- a CDS encoding tetratricopeptide repeat protein → MKQTRFFTQKCFFGRVLFYNKIIFLVFCVSAFSIFSTSAQDLSTYYDSAQSYKNKDLEKQSFFTKKLLSESQKQKNKEYLLKAYHLTATIFYEKANKDSAFFYIDKALDLAEIMKNNETKIEVLRLKGFIYKNRVYNKDSALLFFQKALQESKRLDYKYGKIKNLEAISFLLMDKGNYLDATQLLLEAREIAHEIKDKKALSSIANNIGHTYLQMYMYEKALPFFNEANRHREDKTTASIIPLNIAECYYRTGNTKKALLILDKNTPLALKTSLNMAIEYHLEYVNLFLEIEEPQKALEKIKILDSLLIDSKPQAYRNLLLLKAKTHLQLKDTLKAHNYVKEVEKKISIESNDDFINRMTMHELFSYTYMFLKDYKKANYHSQKYISIYKATYNKELQQNIYESEVNQRMLLQEKENELQKLKYLTEIEKEQQNRKYFLIGLVSLLIIFIVITRAYWINKKYSIELKNTNHKLSESQSEVIQQNHILHEQSEELMRQSEELKCSHEEVLAMNDNLEDVVKQRNQEVLEKNKMLEEYAFINAHKLRAPVARLLGIMQIIELSKDTSEIEFYLQICNKEIKDLDRIIWAIKEAIEEKTPLDRWELEKRKEMK, encoded by the coding sequence TTGAAGCAAACTCGTTTTTTTACACAAAAATGTTTTTTTGGAAGAGTATTATTTTATAACAAAATAATATTCCTAGTTTTCTGTGTATCTGCATTTAGTATTTTTTCTACTTCTGCTCAAGACTTATCTACTTATTATGATTCGGCACAATCTTATAAAAATAAAGATTTAGAAAAACAATCTTTTTTCACTAAAAAACTTCTATCAGAAAGTCAAAAACAAAAAAACAAAGAGTATTTATTAAAAGCATACCATTTGACAGCTACTATTTTTTATGAGAAAGCAAATAAAGATAGTGCTTTTTTTTATATAGATAAGGCTCTTGATTTGGCAGAGATAATGAAGAATAATGAAACCAAAATAGAGGTTTTACGTCTGAAAGGTTTTATTTATAAAAATAGAGTTTATAATAAAGATTCTGCATTATTATTTTTTCAAAAAGCCCTACAAGAAAGTAAAAGATTAGATTACAAGTATGGAAAAATTAAAAACCTAGAAGCTATTTCTTTTTTATTAATGGATAAAGGAAACTATCTAGATGCTACTCAATTACTTTTGGAAGCTCGGGAAATTGCTCATGAAATAAAGGATAAAAAAGCACTCTCTAGCATTGCCAATAACATTGGACATACGTATTTACAGATGTATATGTATGAAAAAGCGTTACCATTTTTTAATGAAGCTAATAGACATAGAGAAGACAAAACAACAGCTTCTATCATTCCATTAAATATTGCTGAATGCTATTACAGGACAGGAAATACAAAAAAAGCCCTTCTTATTTTAGATAAAAATACCCCTTTGGCTCTCAAAACATCATTAAACATGGCAATAGAATATCATTTGGAATATGTAAATCTGTTTTTGGAAATAGAAGAACCTCAGAAGGCTTTAGAAAAAATAAAAATACTAGATTCTTTACTTATTGACTCCAAACCTCAAGCCTATCGTAATTTATTATTATTAAAAGCCAAAACTCATTTACAACTAAAAGATACTTTAAAAGCACACAATTATGTAAAAGAGGTAGAGAAAAAAATATCTATAGAAAGTAATGATGATTTTATTAATCGCATGACTATGCACGAATTATTTTCTTATACCTACATGTTTTTAAAAGATTATAAAAAAGCTAATTATCATTCTCAAAAATATATTTCGATTTATAAAGCTACCTATAATAAGGAATTACAACAAAACATTTATGAGTCTGAGGTAAATCAACGGATGTTATTGCAGGAAAAAGAAAATGAATTGCAAAAACTAAAATACCTTACTGAAATTGAAAAAGAACAACAAAACAGAAAGTATTTTTTGATCGGATTAGTCTCTTTACTAATTATTTTTATTGTCATAACAAGAGCATACTGGATAAACAAAAAATATAGTATAGAACTAAAAAATACAAACCATAAACTTTCAGAATCTCAATCCGAAGTAATACAACAAAATCATATTTTACATGAACAATCGGAAGAATTGATGAGGCAATCAGAAGAATTAAAATGTTCTCATGAAGAAGTTCTTGCTATGAATGATAATTTGGAAGATGTTGTCAAGCAACGTAATCAAGAAGTGCTAGAAAAAAATAAAATGTTAGAAGAATATGCGTTTATCAATGCTCACAAATTACGTGCGCCTGTAGCTCGTCTTTTAGGAATTATGCAGATTATTGAACTCTCCAAAGATACTAGTGAAATAGAGTTTTACTTACAAATCTGTAACAAAGAAATAAAAGACCTTGACCGTATTATTTGGGCAATTAAAGAAGCTATTGAAGAAAAAACACCTCTTGACCGTTGGGAATTGGAAAAAAGAAAAGAAATGAAGTAG
- the thrA gene encoding bifunctional aspartate kinase/homoserine dehydrogenase I → MLVLKFGGTSVSSKSNLEKIAAILSSKTENFIVVVSAFSGITNKLEQIASLSLEAKHTVLLEEFRNFHFEFIKELVSESHQIDLFVEVQQKCNQLESICESVGTLKELSDRTRATILSFGEALSSIIVQKYLSVNLKNPIKVDLLDSKKLISTITNESKDYLNAILDLDKTTRNILAVIGKSDNSAIVSVPTDDIKNNKNYIAAGFVAHNQKGETVTLGRGGSDFSASIYANAVDATFLEIWSDVNGMQTANPRKVQATHSLQKLSYAEAFEMAYFGAKVLYPPSILPVMDKNIPLYLKNTFFPEQEGTFISSENQLTDNKIQGICSLDEIAIITVSGVGLAKQKGSARRVFQILEEANINIILITQSCSEQSIGIGINQSELATAQNALNSAFEKDIKRGLMNEVKAIENQCIVALVGDNMKNAIGLAGKIFGAIGENGINVTAIAQGASERNISIVIDKKDEEKALNVIHEKFFASAVKNVHVFIAGIGNVGTEFINILFAQKQKLIEEYQINLKIIGVANSKQLLFNHSSETFERVEELTKEEVLKFKQKKENKNAKKYSSLNEYFEIIKELNLRNSVFIDNTASDIVSEGYEFLLKNSISVVTCNKIACSSEYSKYLKLNKLAKERNIHFKYETSVGAALPILKTIYDLRISGDKINQIEAVISGSLNFIFNNYNAENKFADVVLQAKEEGYTEPNPLIDLSGLDVMRKILILSRESGLNKELSDITFNSFLPDECTNSKSVEELFENLKKHENHFKTLYQNAHKNGNKLKVVAKMQKGNLSVALQEIPSNSPFYNLEGKDNVVAINTNRYVDEPLVIKGAGAGAAVTASGVFADLMFIMNN, encoded by the coding sequence ATGCTCGTCTTGAAATTCGGAGGAACAAGTGTTTCCTCAAAATCCAATCTTGAAAAAATAGCTGCTATTCTTTCTTCAAAAACTGAAAATTTTATTGTTGTGGTTTCTGCTTTTTCAGGAATTACCAATAAACTAGAACAAATTGCGAGTCTTTCTTTAGAAGCAAAACATACCGTTTTATTAGAAGAGTTTAGAAATTTTCATTTTGAATTTATAAAAGAGCTTGTCAGCGAATCACATCAAATTGACCTTTTTGTAGAAGTGCAACAAAAATGCAATCAATTAGAATCAATTTGTGAAAGTGTAGGAACTTTGAAAGAACTCTCTGACCGAACACGAGCAACTATTTTGAGTTTTGGTGAAGCACTTTCTTCTATCATTGTTCAAAAATATCTTTCTGTTAATTTAAAGAATCCTATCAAGGTTGATTTATTAGATAGCAAAAAATTAATTTCAACTATTACAAACGAATCAAAAGATTATCTAAATGCAATTTTAGATTTAGACAAAACAACAAGAAATATTCTTGCCGTTATTGGTAAATCTGATAACTCTGCCATTGTTAGTGTCCCCACCGACGACATAAAAAACAATAAAAATTATATTGCAGCAGGTTTTGTAGCTCACAATCAAAAAGGTGAAACGGTTACTTTAGGGCGTGGAGGTTCAGATTTTTCGGCTTCTATTTATGCAAATGCTGTTGATGCGACATTTTTGGAGATTTGGAGTGATGTTAACGGAATGCAAACAGCAAATCCTAGAAAAGTACAAGCAACGCATTCTTTACAAAAATTGAGTTATGCAGAGGCTTTCGAAATGGCTTATTTTGGGGCAAAAGTTTTGTATCCACCTTCTATTTTGCCAGTAATGGACAAAAATATTCCATTGTATTTGAAAAATACATTTTTTCCAGAGCAAGAGGGAACATTTATCAGTAGCGAAAACCAACTCACGGACAACAAAATTCAAGGTATTTGTTCGCTAGATGAAATTGCAATTATTACTGTTTCAGGAGTTGGATTAGCCAAACAAAAAGGAAGTGCAAGACGAGTTTTTCAGATTTTGGAAGAAGCAAATATCAATATTATTCTGATTACGCAAAGCTGTTCTGAACAAAGTATTGGAATTGGAATCAACCAGTCTGAACTCGCAACTGCTCAAAATGCTCTTAATTCTGCTTTCGAAAAAGATATTAAAAGAGGCTTAATGAATGAAGTAAAAGCAATAGAAAATCAATGTATTGTGGCTCTTGTGGGCGATAATATGAAAAATGCGATTGGTTTGGCTGGAAAGATTTTTGGAGCAATAGGCGAAAATGGAATCAATGTGACAGCAATAGCACAAGGAGCATCGGAGCGAAATATCTCTATTGTAATTGATAAAAAAGATGAAGAAAAAGCATTGAACGTAATTCATGAAAAATTCTTTGCTTCGGCAGTCAAAAATGTTCACGTTTTTATTGCAGGAATTGGTAATGTAGGAACAGAATTTATAAATATTCTATTTGCTCAAAAACAAAAACTAATTGAAGAATATCAAATCAACCTCAAAATAATAGGTGTTGCAAATAGTAAGCAACTGCTTTTCAATCATTCTTCCGAAACGTTTGAAAGAGTAGAAGAACTTACAAAAGAAGAAGTTTTGAAGTTCAAGCAAAAGAAGGAAAATAAAAATGCAAAAAAATATTCTTCGCTCAATGAATATTTTGAAATTATCAAAGAATTGAATCTTAGAAATAGCGTTTTTATTGATAATACGGCTTCTGATATTGTGAGTGAAGGCTATGAATTTTTACTAAAAAACAGTATTTCGGTAGTCACTTGTAACAAAATTGCTTGTAGTAGTGAATACTCAAAATATTTAAAACTAAACAAATTAGCGAAAGAAAGAAATATTCATTTCAAATATGAAACTTCTGTAGGTGCAGCTCTTCCAATCTTGAAAACGATTTATGACCTCCGAATTAGTGGCGACAAAATCAATCAAATTGAAGCCGTAATTTCGGGAAGTCTGAATTTTATTTTTAATAATTATAATGCAGAAAACAAATTTGCTGACGTTGTTCTGCAAGCAAAAGAAGAAGGTTATACCGAACCAAATCCATTAATTGACCTTTCTGGATTAGATGTAATGCGAAAAATCTTGATTCTTTCAAGAGAATCAGGACTTAATAAAGAACTTTCAGATATTACTTTTAATAGCTTTTTACCAGATGAGTGTACCAACTCAAAAAGCGTAGAAGAACTCTTCGAAAATCTCAAAAAACACGAAAATCATTTTAAAACGCTCTATCAAAATGCCCACAAAAACGGCAATAAATTAAAGGTTGTTGCCAAAATGCAAAAGGGAAATTTATCAGTTGCATTACAAGAAATTCCGTCGAATAGTCCATTTTATAATTTGGAAGGAAAAGACAATGTTGTGGCAATAAATACAAATCGTTATGTTGATGAGCCTTTAGTAATCAAGGGCGCAGGAGCAGGAGCAGCCGTAACAGCAAGTGGTGTTTTTGCTGATTTGATGTTTATAATGAACAATTAA
- a CDS encoding type II toxin-antitoxin system VapC family toxin — MKKYLLDTNICIYYLKKQFDLDKKIIEVGFKNCYVSEITLAELLFGVENGEEQHKERNQNKYNEFEELFEKRIIPIREAFEHYAIQRAKLRKTGKQIGDFDTLIASTALVHEMILVTRNVKHFERIEGLEIENWIDVD; from the coding sequence ATGAAAAAATATCTTTTAGATACGAATATTTGTATTTATTATCTCAAAAAGCAATTTGATTTAGACAAAAAAATAATAGAAGTTGGTTTTAAAAACTGTTATGTTTCTGAAATTACTTTAGCTGAACTATTATTTGGTGTTGAGAATGGAGAAGAGCAACACAAGGAAAGAAACCAAAATAAATACAATGAATTTGAAGAACTCTTTGAAAAAAGAATAATTCCGATTAGAGAGGCTTTTGAGCATTATGCTATTCAAAGAGCAAAGCTAAGAAAAACAGGAAAACAAATAGGCGATTTTGATACGCTAATCGCATCAACTGCACTTGTACATGAAATGATTTTAGTTACTCGCAACGTAAAGCACTTTGAAAGAATTGAAGGGTTAGAAATTGAAAACTGGATTGATGTAGATTAA
- a CDS encoding homoserine kinase, which translates to MKKITAFAPATIANFNVGFDILGLSLGNMGDEITLTPNGTTENKILQIINGDNLPKEADKNCSSVVIRKMQEAQNSFIGVDIILKKGFSSGSGLGSSSASSAAAAFGYNQLIGKPYSNKELVVFAAEGERVACGSAHVDNVAPSLLGGIILSKGNRQSDILQLPVLENLYAVTLYPHVKLNTSDSRKILKSTLSVATFSQQVGLMGAFVVSLYEKDYDLFSDSLQDLVIEPMRSLLIPKFKEMKYAALENKALAFGISGSGPSVFAMAKGKESAEVIKNALEKVYQNVDISIQTYINPVCEGNGARIIL; encoded by the coding sequence ATGAAAAAAATAACAGCCTTTGCACCAGCCACAATAGCCAATTTTAATGTTGGTTTTGATATTTTGGGACTTTCTTTGGGAAATATGGGCGATGAAATTACGCTCACTCCAAACGGAACAACAGAAAATAAAATCCTTCAAATCATAAATGGCGATAATCTGCCAAAAGAAGCCGATAAAAACTGTTCTTCTGTCGTCATCAGAAAGATGCAAGAAGCACAAAATAGCTTTATTGGTGTCGATATTATTCTCAAAAAAGGCTTTTCTTCGGGAAGTGGTTTGGGTTCTAGTAGTGCCAGTAGTGCAGCAGCAGCTTTTGGTTATAATCAGCTTATCGGAAAACCATATTCCAATAAAGAACTCGTTGTTTTTGCTGCCGAAGGCGAACGTGTAGCCTGTGGAAGCGCACATGTAGATAACGTTGCACCTTCGCTTTTGGGTGGAATTATTCTTTCAAAAGGAAACAGACAAAGCGATATTTTACAGCTTCCTGTTTTGGAAAATCTATATGCTGTTACGCTTTATCCACACGTAAAACTCAATACGTCTGATTCTCGTAAGATTTTAAAATCTACACTTTCAGTAGCTACTTTTAGCCAGCAGGTCGGACTTATGGGTGCTTTTGTGGTTAGTTTGTATGAAAAAGATTATGATTTGTTTTCTGATTCGTTACAAGATTTGGTCATTGAACCTATGCGTAGCCTTTTGATTCCAAAATTCAAAGAAATGAAATACGCAGCTTTAGAAAATAAGGCGTTAGCTTTCGGGATTTCGGGTTCAGGTCCTTCTGTTTTTGCAATGGCAAAGGGAAAAGAAAGTGCAGAAGTTATCAAAAATGCCTTAGAAAAAGTCTATCAAAATGTAGATATTTCGATTCAGACATATATAAACCCTGTTTGTGAAGGAAATGGTGCTAGGATAATTTTGTAA
- the gldN gene encoding gliding motility protein GldN, producing MKKQNTNLLNFLTKGIIGMAALICGVTFSANAQEFGMEYAQDGYNHNSIRPLHESHIMYKKTLWFRMSLKEKQNLPFFAMENQITKVIIDAVKLGIIRPYKNDSLRTRMSQEEFLENLTIPSEEVQLTEEEIAMGFTQDDLGGFGGGGDDWGSGGDWGGDGGGSAEAETVANEFYPKQLHLLEIKEDLLFDNKHSRMKHDIQAITIIIPAEMNPSTGLEKKLAAFSYKELVQNLFRDNSQAIWYNERNNRHHRNLEEAFDLRLFNARVIKYDNARDNMIVDIYEDQRSALIAAQQYEHQLVEYESNLWEN from the coding sequence ATGAAGAAACAAAACACAAATTTATTAAACTTTCTTACGAAGGGAATTATCGGAATGGCAGCACTTATTTGTGGTGTTACTTTTTCGGCAAATGCTCAAGAGTTCGGAATGGAGTATGCTCAAGATGGATACAACCACAACTCAATCCGTCCTTTGCACGAATCGCATATTATGTATAAAAAGACACTTTGGTTCAGAATGTCTTTAAAAGAAAAGCAAAACTTGCCTTTCTTTGCGATGGAAAATCAAATTACAAAAGTAATTATTGACGCTGTAAAATTAGGAATTATTCGTCCTTACAAAAATGATTCTTTGCGTACTCGTATGTCTCAAGAAGAATTTTTAGAAAATCTTACTATTCCTTCAGAAGAAGTTCAACTTACAGAAGAAGAAATTGCGATGGGCTTTACACAAGACGACCTTGGTGGTTTTGGTGGTGGAGGAGATGATTGGGGTTCTGGTGGTGACTGGGGTGGCGACGGTGGAGGCTCTGCTGAAGCTGAAACAGTAGCTAACGAGTTCTATCCTAAACAACTTCACTTATTAGAAATTAAAGAAGATTTATTGTTTGATAATAAGCACTCTCGTATGAAGCATGATATTCAAGCAATTACAATCATTATTCCTGCTGAAATGAATCCTTCAACAGGTTTAGAGAAAAAATTAGCTGCATTTTCGTACAAAGAATTGGTTCAAAACCTTTTCCGTGATAACTCACAAGCAATTTGGTACAATGAGCGTAACAATCGTCATCACAGAAATTTGGAAGAAGCATTTGATTTGCGTTTATTCAATGCTCGTGTTATCAAATATGACAATGCTAGAGATAACATGATTGTTGATATTTATGAAGACCAACGTTCTGCACTTATCGCAGCTCAACAATACGAACATCAATTAGTAGAATATGAAAGTAACCTTTGGGAAAACTAA